CGTTGCCGGCGGTGGGGGCCTCGACGAATTCCTTGTCCGGGCACAACTGCTGCATCTTGTAGAAGATGCCGCGGTCGGTGGCGACGATGAAGGTCTTGTTCGGCAGGGTCTGCGCCGCCTTGATCAACTGGCTGGTGGAACCTACCGCGTCAGCCAGATCGATCACCGCTTCCGGCGACTCCGGGTGAACCAGGATCGCCGCATCCGGATACAGCGCCTTCATGTCGGCCAGCTGGCGCGACTTGAACTCCTCATGAACGATGCAGGCGCCGTCCCACAACAGCATGTCGGCGCCGGTCTGCTTCTGGATATAGCGCCCCAGGTGCTGGTCCGGGCCCCAGATGATGGTCTCGCCGTTGTCCATCAGGCTTTCGACGATCTCCAGCGCGCAACTGGACGTCACCACCCAGTCGGCCCGCGCCTTCACCGCAGCGGAGGTGTTGGCGTAGACCACCACGGTGCGCTCGGGGTGCTGGTCGCAGAAGGCCGAGAACGCCTCCACCGGGCAACCCAGGTCCAGCGAGCAGGTCGCTTCCAGGGTCGGCATCAGCACGCGTTTTTCCGGGGTGAGGATCTTCGCGGTCTCGCCCATGAAGCGCACCCCCGCCACCACCACGGTCTCGGCCGCGTGGTTCTTGCCGAACCGCGCCATTTCCAGCGAATCGGACACGCAGCCGCCGGTTTCCTCGGCCAGGGCCTGGATCACCGGATCGCAATAATAGTGGGCGACGAGCACGGCATTCTGCTGTTTCAGCTCGGCAGCGATGGCCGCACGGTATTCGGCCTCCTGCGCGGGGGTCAGGGGATTGGGCTGCTTGGCGTCGAGGTGGGCCTGTACCAACAGGCGTTCGGAAATCTGGGTCATGATCGCTGGACCTGCGGGGCGCGCGAGCGCGTCAGTCGAGTGTATCACCCGGGATCGGCTAGCGGTGCCGGACGGCCAGCGTCTCGACCCCTCTGCGGGCACGGATTCTTATCGGACGCGAAGGCTACAGGCAATCGGGGGGATGCAAAAGGGCTTTTTGCGGGGCAGGCCCATCGCCGGGCAAACCCGCTCCCACGAAGCTGCTGGGAGCGGGCCTGCCTGAGCGATCAGCCTTGCGGGGACAACGCCGCCAGGTGGCCGCTGATGAGCATGGCGAACTCTTCGACGGTCATCTTCTTGCCGTTGAAATCGACCATGCCATCGGCGTATTGCAGGCTCGAGACCACGTCGGAGCCCTGCACCGTGGCCATGCCGCTCTGCAGCGCCATCATGCCGACCATTTCCCCGGCCTGGCTGGATTGCTGGGCGATGGCCTGGGCATCGGTCTCGCCGTCGAGCAGCGCCTGCAGCGTGGCCAGGTCGGCGACCATTGGCTTGGACACGCTGAGCTTGGCCTTCAGTTGCGTCAGCAGCTGCTTGCCCAGTTGCTCAGGCGGCAATTCGAACGAGCTGGGGCTGGCGAAGTCCATCGCCAGGTTGAAGTGGCTTTCGCCATTGGCGGTCTTGAACGCCAGCTTCTCCACCGCCACCTGCGGCTTGGCGACCAGCAACTGGCGCAGGTCGGCCTGGAGCTTGGCCTGCTCCTCGGGGGTCATCTGCAGCGAAGGCGCCTCGCCGTCGGCGGCAGCCTGCTGCATCTGCGGCAACTGGCCCTGGTACCAGGTCATCAGCGCCTGCATGGCCGGGATGTCAATGGACTTCATGGTCAGCACCATCTCGCCACTGCCCACCTTGCGCCCGGCGTAGCTGATGTCGCCGACCTTGTATTCCAGGCGCCCGGCCAGCTTGTCCTTGGCCTCGCCCTCGGCGCTGTACAGGTTGTTCTGCTGCAAGCCCTTGAGCACCAGCACTTGCTGCTTGGGCCCGAAGGTCGCCTGGACATCGGCCAGGGCCAGGTCGAAGTTACCGACATAGACCATGTCGTGGCCGGTCTCGGTGAGCTTGCCACCGGCCTTGAAGCCATTGAGCAGGATCTTCACCGGTGCTTGTTGCTCGTCGACGAAGTTCAGTTCCAGGTGCCCGGCATCGGCGTGGATAGCCACCGCCTTGCCGTCGCGGTCACCGCTCAACAGCACCTGCATGCCGGAGAACGCCAGGACATTGTCGCCGTCTTGCTTGAGGGTGACCGGGGCCAGGCGAATGTCGCTGTCGACGCTGCCGCCGTAACCCAGGCTGAACTGCGCGGTGAGCGGCGCCTGGTCGCCGGCGGCGGCGTACCAGCCCGAGGTGAAGTCGTCCTTGTCCAGCACGCTGTTGCTGGTGGCCAGCACCGGCATCAGCTTGAACGCCTTGACCCGCGACCAGGGGAACGGGCCGTGCTCGATCTGGTCGGTCACGCCAACCTCGAAGCTGACGGCCTCGGCCTCGCCCACTTGCAGGTTTTCGGCCTTGAGGCGGTAGTGTGCGGTGCTGGTGAAGAAGTGCTGGTCGAGCGACACCAGCTCGAGGCTCATGCTGCCGCCGTTACCGGCCAGGGCTTTGTTCAGCTCTTCGTTGCCACGGGCAACGGAGCGCTCAAGCTCGGCGGGCAGCTGCTTGCCGGTGTACCAGGCGCCAGCGGTGGTTGCGACGGCGATGGCGACGGCCAGACCGGAAAGGATGCCTACTGATTTCTTCATGAATAGAACCGATTGCTGTCCATAGGGAGGGCGATTGAGCGAACCACGCAAAGGTGGCCGCGCGGGTTGGCAAGAATACCACCGGCGCCCGTGCGGCGCGGTGATGCGCGGTGGATTTTCTGTATCTGCCCACGACGGCTTGGCTTGCGCAAGACCGTAAATTTTTACGAACATCACAATCGACTTACCGCCCGTTAAATCGGCCAATCACAGTGCATAACAGCCAAGTAAATCGATTCAAACTCCATCCAGTTGGCAACCTGTCATGTTTAACTTGACACCCAAACGGCCATCGTCTTTTATTCCGCCACCCCGCAGCTCCAACATAAAAGGTGAACAACATGGAGCCCACCCGCTCGACCTCGTCGTGCCCGTCCCCCGCCGTGCCCGTTGTCTCGACACAGGAGCAGCGCCCGCATGCAGCCTGACCACAGCGCCCCGGGCAATGCCCAGTTCCGCAAGTCCCTGCGCCTCTGGCACGTGGTGATCATCGGCCTGGCCTATCTCACCCCGATGACCGTGTTCGACACCTTCGGCATCGTCTCCGGCATCACCGCCGGGCACGTACCCAGCGCCTATCTGCTGGCCCTGGCCGGCATCCTGTTCACCGCCGTGAGCTACGGCACCCTGGTGCGCCGCTTCCCGCAGTCCGGCTCGGCCTACACCTACACCCAGCGGGCGATCAATCCACACGTGGGCTTCCTGGTCGGCTGGTCGTCGCTGCTGGACTACCTGCTGCTGCCGATGGTCAATGCACTGCTGGCCAAGCTGTACCTGTCGGCGATGTTCCCCGAGGTGCCGGCGTGGGTCTGGGTGACGGGCTTCGTCACCCTGATCAGCTTGATCAACATGCGCAGCGTCAACCTGGTGGCGCATTTCAACCTAGTGTTCGTCGCCGTGCAGGTGGCGATCATCGCCGTGTTCATCTATCTCTGCTGGCGCGGCCTGGGCCACGGCGAGGGCCTGGGCACGGCCTGGAGCCTGGTACCGTTCGCCGACGACCAGACCCAGTTCGCCGCCCTGGCCGCCGGCGCGACCATCCTGTGCTTCTCGTTCCTGGGTTTCGACGCGGTGACCTGCCTGTCGGAAGAAACCCGCGACCCGGGCAAGACCATTCCGCGGGCGATTTTCCTGACCGCGTTGATCGGCGGCGTGGTGTTCATCGGCGTGTCCTATTTCATCCAGGCCTACTTCCCGACCATGGCGCGCTTCCACGACCAGGAAGCGGCCCTGCCGGAAATCGCCCTGTATGTCGGCGGCAAGCTGTTCCAGTCGGTGTTCATCGCCTGCACCGTGATCAACACCATCGCCTCGGGCCTGGCCTCGCAGACCAGCGTCTCGCGCCTGCTGTACGTGATGGGCCGCGACCGGGTGATCCCGGCCAGCGTGTTCGCCCGCCTGCACCCACGCTACAAGACCCCGGTGCTGAACATCGCCGTGGTCGGGCTGATCGCGCTGTCGGCGATCTTCTTCGACCTGGTCACCGCCACCTCGGTGATCAACTTCGGCGCGCTGGTGGCGTTCAGCTTCGTCAACCTGTCGGTGATCAACCACTGCTACATTCGCGAGCGGCGCAACCGGGGCCTGACGAACAACCTCAAGTATCTGGTGATGCCGACGATAGGCTTTTGCATCATCGTCTCGCTGTGGCTGGACCTGAACCAGCACTCCTTGTTGTTCGGCGGGGTCTGGGCCTTGCTCGGCGTGTGCTACCTGGGCTGGCTGACCAAGGCCTTCAGGGTCGCGCCGCCCAACTGCATCGCCGACTGAATCACCGACGCCCGCCTGACCGCGGGCGTCCTTTTACCTGAGAAGGAAACGCCCATGTTGTCGCGCCGCCTCTCCATCCAGTGGAAGATCACCCTGCTCGCCGGTTTGTGCCTGCTGGCCATCGTCGCCGTGCTGGTGACGACCTCGCTGACCCAGGCCCGGCACAGCGCCGAGCAGGTGTTCCAGGCCAACAGCGAGCTGCTCGAGCGCAGCGCGCGCCAGCGCCTGCACGCCCATGGCGAGACCCAGGCCCTGCGCATCCAGCGCTACTTCATGGACGCCTACCAGTACGGCAACGGTTTCGCCCGCCTGGTACAGGCGCTCAAGGGCCGCGGCGGCGCCGACCTGCGTGACGAGCTCACGCGCCAGGCGCGTGCCGCGCTGGCCGGCAACAGTAACCTGATCGGCTTGTACCTGGTGTTCCAGCCCAACGCCCTGGACCAGGCGGACGTCCGCTTCGTCGGCCAGGCCGATAGCGGCAGCAACGACAGCGGGCGCTTCTCGCTGTACTGGTCGCAGCCCGGCACTGGCAACCTGGAACAGGAGGCCATGCCCGAGGCGATGCTGGCCGACACCAGCCCGGGCGCCAACGGCGCGCCCTACAACCGTTGGCTGACCTGCCCGCAGGAAACCGCCAAGGCCTGCGTGCTCGATCCGTACTTCGACGAGGTCAACGGCCACCAGGTGCTGATGACCAGCATCGCCCTGCCCTTGCTGGAAAACGGCAAGGTGATCGGTGTGGTCGGCCTGGACATCGGCCTGGACAACTTGCAGCAATTGAGCCTGGCTGGGCGCCAGGAGCTGTTCGACGGCCAGGGCCAGGTGAGTATCGTCAGCCCTTCGGGCCTGCTCGCCGGGCACAGCCTGGATGCCAGGCAACTGAGCAAGACCGTGGAGCAGGCCTTTGCCAGCGAAGCCAGCGCGCTGACCGGCCCGCTGCGCGCGGGCCAGGCGCTCGAGCGCCTGGACGGCGGCACCCTGCGGATCTCCCAGCCCTTCGCGCCGATCCCTGGTGCCGCCCCCTGGCAGGTGCTGCTGGCGCTACCGGAGCAGGTGCTGCAAGCCCCCGCGGTGGCGCTCAACCAGCGCCTGGACAGCCAGAACCAGCAAGCCAACCTGGTCAGCCTGCTGATTGGCCTGGGCGCTGCGGTGCTGGGCTTGCTGCTGGTCTGGCTGACCGCCCGCGGGGTGACCCGGCCGATCCTGGCGGTGGCTGCGCGCCTGGAGGACATCGCCAGTGGCGAAGGCGACCTGACCCGGCGCCTGGACTACGCCCGCGACGACGAACTGGGCCAGCTGAGCGGCTGGTTCAATCGTTTCCTCGACAAGCTGCAACCGGTGATCGCCCAGCTCAAGGGCTCGGTGCAGGAGGCCCGCGGCACTGCCGACCAGTCGGCGTTGATCGCCAGCCAGACCAGTGATGGCATGCAGCAGCAACACCGCGAGATCGAGCAGGTGGCCACCGCCGCCAACGAAATGAGCGCCACGGCCCACGATGTCGCGCACAATGCCGCCCAGGCCGCGCAAGCTGCCCGCGGCGCCGACCAGGCGACCCGCGATGGCCTGGCCTTGGTGGCGGCGACCCGCACGGCGATCGACCAGCTCGCCGGTGGCATGAACGCGGCGATGGACGAGGCCCGGGCACTGGAGAGCCGTGGCGAGCAGATCGGTTCGGTGCTGGAGGTGATCCGCGCGATTGCCGAGCAGACCAATTTGCTGGCGCTCAACGCGGCGATCGAGGCGGCTCGGGCCGGCGAGGCTGGGCGTGGTTTCGCCGTGGTGGCCGATGAGGTGCGCAACCTGGCCCAGCGCACGCAGGTGTCGGTGGAGGAGATCCGCCAGGTGATCGAGGGTTTGCAGCAGGGTACCCAGGATGTGGTGGGGGCGATGCATGCGGGCCAGCGCCAGGCCCAGGACAGCGCCGCGCAGATGGAGCAGACGTTGCCTGCGTTGCAGCGGATCGGCGAGGCAGTGGCGGTGATTACCGACATGAACCTGCAGATTGCCTCGGCTGCCGAGGAGCAGAGCGCGGTGGCCGAGGAGGTGAACCGCAACGTGGCAGGGATTCGTGACGTGACCGAGTCGCTGTCGGGGCAGGCGGACGAGTCGGCGCGGATCAGCCAGGCGTTGAATCGGCTGGCCAACCAGCAGCAGGTATTGATGGCGCAATTCCGGGTGTAATACCGCGTGAGGGCCACCAGGTGCACACCGTAGACCCGGCAGCGCCTGGCGGCCCTCACGCGATCAGCAGCCGTCGCCCCACTACGCAAGAACGCCACTCGGCCTGCTGAAGTCGCAATTTGTCTTGCCTGAACTATCGCGCGCCTAGAAGCAGAAGCAGGGGCGGTTTAACTCATTTGCGCCGCCTCAACCCGCTACCCGGGACTTTCATGATTTGTTGACGATCTTTTCACGCCTCCCCCTTTAGCGTCGCCTCCCAACCGATCCGGCCGGCAACTGGCTTTCCGAGGCGCACGTGTCACGCACAACTTCCCCCGCTCGCACATCCATCGACTGGGCCGGCCTTGGCTGGCTGATGCTGTTCTTCTGGTATTTCTCCGGCGTCACTCAGGCCCTGCTGATGTTCAGCGGCACCACCGGCTTCGCCGGCTTTCGCGACGCCTTCTTCCTCAGCAGCCTATGGCTGGCCCCAGTATTGCTTTTGCCGCGCCTGACCCGCCCATTGGCAGCGCTGATCGGCCTGGTGCTGTGGGCCTGCTCGCTGGTCGGCCTGAGCTACTTCGGCATCTATCGCCAGGAGTTCTCGCAAAGCGTCATCTTCGTGATGTTCGAATCCAATACCGCCGAGGCCGGGGAGTACTTCAGCCAGTACTTCAGCCTCTGGCTGTGCCTGGCGCTGCTACTGTACAGCGCGGGCGCGGTCCTGTTGTGGAAACGCCTGCGCCCGGTCGCCCTGCCGCTGTACAGCCGCGTCCCGCTGGCGCTGGCGCTGGTGGCCGCAACCCTGGCCTACCCCTTCTACAAGCAGATGGTCACGCAACAGCGCAGCTTCGCCGAAGCCCAGGAAAAGGTCGAACAACGCATGGCCTCGGCCGTGCCTTGGCAACTGCTGGTCGGCTACCGGCAATACCGCCAGCAACTGGACAACATGCAGGCACTGCTGAACCAGAACGCCGCCCTGCCCCCCCTGCAAAACCTCAAGGACAGCAGCGGTGACGCACCGCGCACCCTGGTGCTGGTACTCGGCGAGTCCACCACCCGCGAGCACATGCACCTGTATGGCTATGGCCGCGACACCACGCCGAACCTCGATGCCCTGGCCGCCCGCGACAACAGCCTCACGGTGTTCCGCAACGTGGTCTCGCCACGCCCGTACACCATCGAGGTGATGCAGCAGATCCTCACCTTTGGCAACGAGGAACACCCAGACCGCTTCCTCACCGACCCGTCGCTGATCAACCTGATGAAACAGGCCGGCTACAAGACGTTCTGGATCACCAACCAGCAGACCATGACCAAGCGCAACACCATGCTCACCACCTTCTCGCAGCAGACGGACGTGCCGGTGTACCTGAACAACCAGCGCACCCAGAACGCCAGCCAGTTCGACAGCGTGGTGCTCGAACCCTTCGACAAGGCCCTGCGCGACCCGGCGCAAAAGAAACTGATCATCGTCCACCTGCTCGGCACCCACATGGACTACCGCTATCGCTACCCGGCGCAGTTCGAGCATTTCAAGGACAACCTCGGCGCGCCGGCAGCCCTGTCGCCCGACCAGGTGCAAACCTACAACTTCTATGACAACGCGGTGCGCTACAACGACTTCGTCGTCTCGGACCTGATCAAGCGCTACTCGGCCACCACGCCCAACGGCTTTTTGCTGTACCTCTCCGACCACGGCGAGGATGTCTACAGCTCTGGCAAGCACGATCGACTCGGGCGCAACGAGGCCGACCCGACCCGCCCGATGTACACCATTCCCTTCCTGCTGTGGACCTCGCCCAGCTGGCAGGCGGCCCACCCCCGCGACCTGCAGGCCATGGCCAACCGCCCCTACAGCAGTGCGCACCTGATCCACACCCTGTCCGACCTGGCCGGCCTGAGCTATGACCGTTTCGAACCCGCCAAGAGCCTGGTCAGCCCGCAGTTCAGCGCCCTCCCACGCTGGATCGGCGACCCCTACGCGAAGAACGGCCTGCACGCGTTCGACAAGCTGCCCGGCGTCAACGATGACAAGGAACAGCGTACCGCCAGCAGCGATATCGCCAGCCCTCGGCAAAAGTGACCAAGGGCGCAAGCCCGCTTCCCCGCGCACACCCTCAAGCCGGTACCTGGCCATCCAGGTACCGGCTTTTTCGTATGGCACTGGATGATGAATTTTTTTCCAACCACCCAGACGAGTCGCTTGTTCAAAAATACAAAGAGACGACATCTTCCGTCTAAGTGACAAATACAATCCCCTTTAAATTCGACGCTTTTAAATAAATGCCTTATCAAAAGGCACTT
The window above is part of the Pseudomonas muyukensis genome. Proteins encoded here:
- a CDS encoding APC family permease, translated to MQPDHSAPGNAQFRKSLRLWHVVIIGLAYLTPMTVFDTFGIVSGITAGHVPSAYLLALAGILFTAVSYGTLVRRFPQSGSAYTYTQRAINPHVGFLVGWSSLLDYLLLPMVNALLAKLYLSAMFPEVPAWVWVTGFVTLISLINMRSVNLVAHFNLVFVAVQVAIIAVFIYLCWRGLGHGEGLGTAWSLVPFADDQTQFAALAAGATILCFSFLGFDAVTCLSEETRDPGKTIPRAIFLTALIGGVVFIGVSYFIQAYFPTMARFHDQEAALPEIALYVGGKLFQSVFIACTVINTIASGLASQTSVSRLLYVMGRDRVIPASVFARLHPRYKTPVLNIAVVGLIALSAIFFDLVTATSVINFGALVAFSFVNLSVINHCYIRERRNRGLTNNLKYLVMPTIGFCIIVSLWLDLNQHSLLFGGVWALLGVCYLGWLTKAFRVAPPNCIAD
- a CDS encoding phosphoethanolamine transferase CptA codes for the protein MSRTTSPARTSIDWAGLGWLMLFFWYFSGVTQALLMFSGTTGFAGFRDAFFLSSLWLAPVLLLPRLTRPLAALIGLVLWACSLVGLSYFGIYRQEFSQSVIFVMFESNTAEAGEYFSQYFSLWLCLALLLYSAGAVLLWKRLRPVALPLYSRVPLALALVAATLAYPFYKQMVTQQRSFAEAQEKVEQRMASAVPWQLLVGYRQYRQQLDNMQALLNQNAALPPLQNLKDSSGDAPRTLVLVLGESTTREHMHLYGYGRDTTPNLDALAARDNSLTVFRNVVSPRPYTIEVMQQILTFGNEEHPDRFLTDPSLINLMKQAGYKTFWITNQQTMTKRNTMLTTFSQQTDVPVYLNNQRTQNASQFDSVVLEPFDKALRDPAQKKLIIVHLLGTHMDYRYRYPAQFEHFKDNLGAPAALSPDQVQTYNFYDNAVRYNDFVVSDLIKRYSATTPNGFLLYLSDHGEDVYSSGKHDRLGRNEADPTRPMYTIPFLLWTSPSWQAAHPRDLQAMANRPYSSAHLIHTLSDLAGLSYDRFEPAKSLVSPQFSALPRWIGDPYAKNGLHAFDKLPGVNDDKEQRTASSDIASPRQK
- a CDS encoding YdgA family protein → MKKSVGILSGLAVAIAVATTAGAWYTGKQLPAELERSVARGNEELNKALAGNGGSMSLELVSLDQHFFTSTAHYRLKAENLQVGEAEAVSFEVGVTDQIEHGPFPWSRVKAFKLMPVLATSNSVLDKDDFTSGWYAAAGDQAPLTAQFSLGYGGSVDSDIRLAPVTLKQDGDNVLAFSGMQVLLSGDRDGKAVAIHADAGHLELNFVDEQQAPVKILLNGFKAGGKLTETGHDMVYVGNFDLALADVQATFGPKQQVLVLKGLQQNNLYSAEGEAKDKLAGRLEYKVGDISYAGRKVGSGEMVLTMKSIDIPAMQALMTWYQGQLPQMQQAAADGEAPSLQMTPEEQAKLQADLRQLLVAKPQVAVEKLAFKTANGESHFNLAMDFASPSSFELPPEQLGKQLLTQLKAKLSVSKPMVADLATLQALLDGETDAQAIAQQSSQAGEMVGMMALQSGMATVQGSDVVSSLQYADGMVDFNGKKMTVEEFAMLISGHLAALSPQG
- the nadA gene encoding quinolinate synthase NadA, producing MTQISERLLVQAHLDAKQPNPLTPAQEAEYRAAIAAELKQQNAVLVAHYYCDPVIQALAEETGGCVSDSLEMARFGKNHAAETVVVAGVRFMGETAKILTPEKRVLMPTLEATCSLDLGCPVEAFSAFCDQHPERTVVVYANTSAAVKARADWVVTSSCALEIVESLMDNGETIIWGPDQHLGRYIQKQTGADMLLWDGACIVHEEFKSRQLADMKALYPDAAILVHPESPEAVIDLADAVGSTSQLIKAAQTLPNKTFIVATDRGIFYKMQQLCPDKEFVEAPTAGNGAACRSCAHCPWMAMNTLERVLDCLRNGSNEIFVEPALIPKAIKPLNRMLDFTQAARLKLSGNA